CAACGGGCAGCTGCGGCCGGTGTCGGTGCGCGACCGGTCGATCGCCAGCGAGATCCCGGCCGCGGAGAAAGCCGACAAAGCCAACCCCGGCCACGTCGCGGCGCCGTTCGCCGGTGTCGTCACTCTCGCGGTGGCCGAAGGCGATTCGGTCGCGGCGGGCGACACCATCGGCACCATCGAGGCGATGAAGATGGAAGCCGCGATCACCGCGCCGCGGGCGGGCACCGTCGGCCGCGTCGCCATCGGCGCCGTGCAACAGGTCGAAGGCGGCGACCTGCTCATCGAGCTGACGGTCCGGGAGTCGTCCGCCGGATGACGCGGATCGTCGCCGGAACGGCGGGCGGGCGGCGCCTCCGGGTGCCGCCCGCGGGCACCAGGCCGACCTCCGACCGGGTGCGGGAGGCGCTGTTCAGCGCGTTGGACGCTCGGCTGGACTTCGCGGGCACGCGGGTGCTGGACCTGTACGCGGGTTCCGGCGCGCTCGGGCTGGAAGCGTTGTCACGCGGTGCGCAGCACGCGCTGCTGGTCGAGTCCGACCGCAAGGCGGCGGCGGTGGTCCGCGGCAATATCGCCGAGCTGGGGCTGCCCGGCGCGGAATTGCGCGTCGCGACCGTGGCCGGTGTGCTGCAACTGGGCGGGGCGGGCGTTTTCGACGTGGTGTTCTCCGACCCGCCCTATGCGCTGGACAACGCCGTGGTGCTCGCCGACCTGCGGTCGCTGACCGAGCACGGCTGGCTGCGCCCCGGTGCGTTCGTCGTGCTGGAGCGTTCGGCGCGCTCGCCCGAAACGGCTTGGCCCGCAGGCTTCGTCCCGGCCAAGCCGCGCCGATACGGCGAAACCCGCATCGATCTGGCGGAGTACGAGCCGGACGCCTAGACGCGGACCGGCCACTCGCGCCCGGCCGGGTGAGTCCTGCTAGCGTCGCCTCATGGCAGGAGCACTGTGCCCCGGATCGTTCGACCCCGTGACCTACGGACACCTCGACGTCTTCACCCGGGCCGCGGCCCAGTTCGACGAGGTCGTCATCACCGTCATGATCAATCCGAAGAAGCAGGGCATGTTCACCGTCGAGGAGCGCATGGAGATGCTGCGCGAGTCGACCGCGCACCTGGGCAACGTGCGGGTGGAGTCGTGGCAGGGCCTGACGGTGGATTTCGCCCGCGAGCAGGGCATCACCGCGATCGTGAAGGGTCTGCGCGACGCGGGCGACTTCGGCTACGAACTGCAGATGGCGCAGATGAACAAGAAGCTCTCGGGGGTGGACACCTTCTTCATCGCCACCAACCCGTCCTTCAGCTTCCTGTCCAGCTCACTGGTCAAGGAGGTCGCCGCGTACGGCGGCGACGTCACCGACATGCTGCCCCCCTCGGTGCACAAGCGCCTCGTCGACCGTCTGGCCGAGCGCAAGAACTGACGGAGAACCCGCCAGCGGCGGGGGAGCCCTAGAAGACCAGCCCACGCAGGGCGAGGAAGCGCATGCCGCCGACCGCGGCGGTGATCGCCAGGATGGCGGCGGCCTGCGCGGTGTCTCCGAGGCCGGGAGCCCAGAGGCCGAGCGCGGCCAGCGCCGCGGTCGTGACGCCGAGGCCGACGAGCGCGAGCCCACCGCCTTCCCACTGGGCGGTGAACCAGCCGACCCGTGCCGCGGCGTGGAAGGTGAGCTGACGGTGCAGTTCGTTGGCGATCATCGTGCTGACGATGGAGCCGACGACGTTGGCGACCAGCGGCCCGACGCCGTGCATGGCGAAGAACAGCAGGACGTAGGCGATGTTGCTGGACCCGCCCACCAGCGCGAAACGGATCAGCTGCGCGAACGCGCGATCGCCGCGCAGATAGCGGGTGAGCTGTCCGAACCTGGTCGCGACCGAGGTCGTCGGCAACACGGGGTATGGGCCCACCCACGGCACGAAGAAGCTGGTGGCGCTCCCTCCACCCGGTCGGGGTAGTTCCAGAACAGTCATCGTCTTTCCGATCGAACACAGGCCATCGGCAGAGACAACGGCGATGGTGATCGCCCGCTTCCCCGTCGACTCTTGGCAGGTTCCGTTCCTCGCGCATGTTCAGCGATCGCTGACGCGTCGGAACCTGTCAACATTCGACGGCAGGTTGCCCGTACCTCCGGCTTCCTGGTCCGCGATCCGGGGACCGCGGTAGGGGTGAAGATCTTGGTCGACCTTCCAGAAGAATGTAACACGAAGCGGAGAGGCGGTCTCCACTTGATTTCTGTGGCGTGCGAGACACTGGCCCGACACACCGGAAAGTGACTCGGCACGAGCGGTGACGACGGGCACACTGGGGCTCGGCGGAAAGTTTCGCCGTGAGTCCGCAGGAGGGTAGTGAGCATGTATCGCGTATTCGAAGCGCTCGACGAACTGGTCGCCATTGTCGAAGAGGCCCGCGGCATCCCGCCGACCCGCAGCTGCATCGTGCCGCGCGGCGACGTGCTCGAGCTACTCGACGACGTCCGCGACGCGCTGCCCGGCGAACTCGACGACGCCCAGGACGTGCTCGACCATCGCGACAAGATCGTCTCCGATGCCAGGACCGCGGCCGAGACCGCCGTGACCGGCGCGAACGAGCAGGCCGAGCGCACCATCGGCTCCGCGCGCGAGGAAGCCGACCGCATCCTGGCCGACGCCAAGGCGCATGCCGACCGCATGGTCGCCGAGGCGAGCGCGCACGCCGATCGTCTCGTCGCCTCCGCTCAGGAGGAAGCCGACCGCGTGGTGGCCGACGGGAATGCCGAATACGAGGCGGTGACCGGACGGGCGCGCGTCGAGTCCGAGCGGATGATCGAGGCGGGCAAGGCCGCCTACGACCGTTCCGTCGCCGAAGGGCTCGCCGAGCAGGAGCGGCTGGTCACGCAGACCGAGGTGGTCCGCGCCGCGCACGCCGAATCGGCCAGGGTGATCGACGCCGCGCATGCCGAAGCCGATCGCCTGCGCGAGGAATGCGACCACTACGTCGACTCCAGGCTGGCCGATTTCGAGGAGACGCTGACCAGCACGCTGCGCACGGTCGGACGGGGGCGGCATCAGCTGCGCAGCGGGGCGGGCGCACCCGACTACGCCGGCGAATTCCGCAGGTAGCGGCGTCGAACGGAGTGGGGCGGGTTTGGGTCCGTCCCGCATGATCGCGTATTGTTGAGTGGTTGCCCGTATCCCTCGATCGTGAGTGAGTTCGTGATGCCCGCCGGTTCCGGTTCCGCGTCGCGTCCGCAGTCGGCCAAGCGCCGGCTGCCGGACGGTGGTTTCGTGCTGGACACCCGCAGCCTCGGTCGCAGGCCGGGGACCATGCGCGAGCTGCGCCGCACCGTCACCACCGAGCAGCGGATCGGCCTGGATCTGATCGCCGTTCCCGTGGGCGCGCAGGTGGAACTCGACCTGCAGTTGCAGGCGGTGTCCGAGGGTGTGCTGGTCACCGGGACGGTGTCCGCGCCGGTCGAAGGCGAGTGCTCGCGCTGCCTCGAGCCGTTCGGCGACGAGATCACCTTGCAAGTGACCGAGTTGTTCGCTTACCCGCACAGCACCACGGAGCAGACCACCGAGGACGACGAGGTCTACCGCATGGTCGACGACCTCATCGATCTGGAGCCCGTGGTGATCGACGCCGTCGGCCTGGAGCTGCCGCTGCAGCCGCTGTGCACGCCCGATTGCGCGGGATTGTGCCCGGAATGCGGCGTACGGATGGCGATTGCGGGATCCGACCACCGGCATGAGATACTTGACCCTCGCTGGGCCGGACTGGCTAAATTCGCCTCCGGATCGCCCGGCACCGGCAGCCCCGACGAGGGTGCGGCCGACCGAGACCACTGAGCAATACCGATCAGCCGAACCGGCAGAGCAATCAGACAGAGGAGAAGTAGTCGTGGCCGTTCCCAAGCGCCGGATGTCCCGTTCCAACACCAGGTCGCGGCGCAGCCAGTGGAAGGCCACCGCGCCGACCCTGATCACCTGCCCGAACCGCGCGTGCGGCGAGAAGACTCTCCCGCACATCGCGTGCCCGTCCTGCGGCACCTACAAGGGCCGCCAGGTCACCGCCGCGGTCTGATCGTTCGACCTGTCGTAGCAACGTGACCGACGAACCCGACTCGTCCGGTGAACACGCGAGCCTGCTCGCCGCGTTGGGCGTCGATGTGCAGCCGGACCTGTTGCGTCTCGCGCTGACCCATCGCTCGTACGCGTACGAGAACGGCGGTCTGCCGACGAACGAGCGTCTCGAGTTCCTCGGCGACTCCGTGCTCGGGCTGAGCATCACCGAACGGCTGTATCACGAACATCCCTCGAAGAGCGAGGGTGAGCTGGCCAAACTGCGCGCGAGCGTGGTGAACATGCGCGCCCTCGCGGAAGTGGCCCGCGGGCTCGGCGAAGGCGGCCTCGGTGTGCACCTGCTGCTCGGCAAAGGTGAGGAACTCACCGGCGGCCGGGACAAGGAGAGCATCCTCGCCGACGGCATGGAGTCGCTGCTCGGCGCCGTGCATCTGCAGCACGGCATCGAAGTGGCTCGCTCCGTGGTGTTGCGGCTGTTCGCGGAGCTGCTCGAGCGTGGACCGCGCATGGGCGCGGGCCTGGACTGGAAGACGAGCCTGCAGGAACTCACCGCCGAGCGTGGTCTCGGCGTGCCCAGCTACGAGATCACCTCGACGGGGCCGGACCACGACAAGGAATTCACCGCCACCACGGTGGTCGGCGGACGAGCCTACGGGCAAGGTGTAGGCCGGTCGAAGAAGGAAGCCGAGCAGAAGGCCGCGGGGGCCGCCTACGAGGCGCTGACCGCCGAAACCTGACGTGCCCGAACTACCCGAGGTCGAGGTCGTGCGACGCGGGCTCGCCGAACATGCGGTGGGCCGGGTCGTCGAATCGGTGGCGATCACCCATCCCCGCTCGGTGCGCCGCCATCTCGAAGGCGCCGCCGATCTCGCCGCCCGGCTGACCGGCCTCGAGGTCGAGTCGGCCGAGCGGCGCGGCAAATTCCTCTGGCTGACCTTCGACGACCCGGAAGCGGCCCTGGTCGTGCATCTCGGCATGAGCGGTCAGATGCTGGTCCAGCCCATGGACGCGCCGTTGGAGAAGCACGCGCATATCCGCGCCACCTTCGGCGACGGCACCCAGCTGCGCTTCGTCGACCAGCGCACTTTCGGCGGCTGGGCGCTCGCCCCGCTGGTCGAGGTGGACGGTACCCTGGTGCCGCAGCCCGTCGCGCACATCGCCCGCGACCCGCTGGACCCGCGTTTCGACGTCGAGTCCGTGGTCGCCGCCATCCGGGGCAAACAGAGTGAGATCAAACGCGTCCTGCTCGATCAAGGCGTCGTCTCCGGGATCGGCAACATCTACGCCGACGAGGCGCTGTGGCGTGCGAAGATCCACGGCGGCCGGCTCGCCTCGGGGCTGTCGCGGCCCGCGGTGCGCGGGTTGCTGGCCGAAGTCGGCGCGGTGATGGGCGAAGCGCTCGCGGCGGGCGGTACCTCGTTCGACGCGCTCTATGTGAACGTCAACGGCCAGTCGGGCTACTTCGAACGCTCGCTCGCCGTATACGGTCGGGAGCACGAACCGTGTCGCCGGTGTGGTGCGCCGATCATTCGGGAGCGGTTCATGAACCGCTCGTCCTACTCCTGCCCGCGCTGCCAGCCGAAGCCTCGTCGTCGGTAGCGCGGGCGAGCTACCGTTTCCTCAGGGCGGTTCGGAATGTCAGCCGACCGTGAGGAAGGGAAGCATGCGCAAGCTCACCTATTACGTCGCGTCGACCATTGACGGATTCATCGCCACCGAGGACGGCTCGGTCGATTTCTTCCCCGTCGGCGGCGATCACGGTCCGTCTATCAACGCGCAGTACCCCGAGACGCTGCCGACCAAGGTGCGCGAGGCGATCGGGTTGGAGGAACGCAATCGCTACTTCGACACGGTGCTGATGGGGCGCAAGACGCACGACTTCGGCGTCCGCACCGGCACCTCGACTCCGTACGCGCACCTGCGGCAGTTCGTGGTCTCGACCACGCTGCCCGAGAGCCCGGATCCGGCCGTCGAGCTGATCTCGGAGAACCCGGTCGAGCGGGTCCGTGCGCTCAAGCGGGAGAGCGGATTGGGCATCTGGCTGTGCGGTGGTGGCGAACTGGCGCAGGTGCTGCTGCCGGAGATCGACCAGATCTTCCTCAAGCTCTACCCGATCGTGCTCGGCCGCGGCCGAGCGCTGTTCGGCGCCGGGTCGCGGCTGCCGGAACCGGCCAAGTTCCGGGTGATCACCAGCACGGTGTTCGAGGACGGGGTGGCGTTCGTCAAATACAGCCGGGTGCCGTAGCGCGTGCCGGACCAGCAACCGAGTGGCATGCCGGACCAGGCCGCGGCGCCCGGTCCGGAGGCGGCGTTGCGGGAGATCGGCTTCTGGCTCGAGCGCTCCCGGGCGGAAACCCATCGGGTGAAGGCGTACCGGCGCGCCGCCGACGTCGTGGCGGGATTGCCCGCCGACGAGCGCGAGGCGCGCCGGGCGGCCCGCAGCTGGACCGAGCTCGCGGGCATCGGACCCAAGACCGCCGCCGTCATCGAACAGGCGTACGCGGGTGAGGTGCCGCGCTACCTGGCCGAGTTGCGCGCGGCCGCGCAGCCGATCGGAGCCCCGGGCAAGCCGTTGCGGGAGCGACTGCGCGGCGATCTGCACACGCACTCGAATTGGTCCGACGGCGGCAGCCCGATCGAGGAGATGATGCGGGTGGCGGCCGCGCTCGGGCACGAATACTGCGCCCTGACCGATCATTCGCCGCGCCTGACCGTGGCCAACGGATTGTCCGCCGACCGGCTGCGCAAGCAGCTGGACGTAGTGGCCGAGCTCAACGAGCGGATGGCGCCGTTCCGCATCCTCACCGGCATCGAAGTGGACATTCTCGACGACGGCGCCCTCGACCAGCAGGCGGATCTGCTGGCCCGGCTGGACATCGTCGTGGCGAGCGTGCATTCGCACCTGCGCGACGACAGCGCCACCATGACCAAACGGATGGCGTACGCGGTCGCCGACCCCAACGTCGACGTGCTCGGCCACTGCACCGGGCGGCTGGTCGCGGGTGGTCGCGGCACCCGGCCGGAGTCGACGTTCGACGCCGAGGTGGTGTTCGAGGCATGCCGCACCTACGGCACCGCCGTGGAGATCAACAGCAGGCCCGAACGACTCGACCCTCCTTCGCGCTTGCTGCGACTCGCGGCCGAGATGGGCTGTCACTTCTCGATCGACACCGACGCGCACGCACCCGGCCAGCTCGACTGGCAGGGTTACGGCTGTGAGCGCGCGGTCGCGAACGGTGTCGCGGCGGAACGGGTGATCAACACCTGGCCGCTGGCGGATCTCCTCGCCTGGACTCGCGCGCAAGGGTGACCGCGGGGTCAACTATTGTCGAATACTCCGACATTGCCTGTGTCGGAACTGGATTGCCGCCGAGAATGAGGGCCACACGGATTGCTGGGGGTGGGATCAACTGGTGGGCGACTTTCCGCTCGAAATCGTACTCGCGCTCATCGGTATCGCCGTGCCCGTCGGGGCGTTCCTGTGGGAGTTCGTCTTCGCAGGCCGTAGGCGACTCGGCTATCGGGTACAGATGGACACCCCGGTCACCGGTGAGATCGAGTCGGTGTTCCCCGGAGTGCTGCCGCAGCTGCGCCCGTCGTCCGACGGAGCCAGTCCGGACCTGAAGGACATCTCGGTCGTGCTGGTGCGCATCGAGAACAGTGGCGTCACGACGATCGATACCCATGACTACAAGGCGCCGGACGCCGCGCGGATCGGCTTGCACCTGCGCTTTCCGCAGCGCAGGGTGATCGGGATGGCGGTGAACGAACTCAGCGATCCCGCGCTGGCCGACAACCTCGACGCCGACTCCGGCATCGCGGTGCGCGAGGACACCGGCGGGCACATCGGCGTGATCGATCTGCCGAAGGTGCCGCTCGGGCCCGGCGATCATTACAAGATCCTGGCGATCCTGCAGCGTTCCGAAGGCGTCGGCGAATATCCGCAACCGGTGCTGCGGGGCGGCATCAAAGGCGGGCGGATCACCGAGACTCGCAGCCGCACCGGGATTCCCCTGATGATGGTCGCGCTCACCGTGTTCTTGGTGCTGGTGATCGTCGTCCAGCTGGTGGTGGCCGCGCTGGAGCCGTCGCCGACGCCACTGAACTGCGCCTCGGGAAAACTGACCGTGGTCGGGTCGTCGGCGTTCGGGCCGGTGCTCGAGGAAGCCGCCCGGCAGTACCGGAAGCGTTGCACCGAGGCGGATTTCGCCTTCGGCTTCGAAGGCACCGAGCGCGGATTGGACCGGCTCGCCGAAGAGGGCGCGGGCAACGCAGGGTTGCTCGCCATCACCGACGGCGCGAAGGGCAGTGGTTATCCGGCGTTGGTGCACCGTCCGCTCGCGTTGTCGCTGTTCGCCCTGGTCGTGCATCCCGGCGTCGGGGTCCGCGGTCTCACCGTCGCCCAGGTCCAGGATCTGTACCGGGGCAAGATCGGCAACTGGCGGGCGGTGGGCGGTCCGGACCTGCCGGTGGTGCTGGTCAACCGCACCCCGGGCTCGGGTTCGCGGAACACGCTCGAGCGCAGGTTGCTCGACGGCTCCCAGCCGGATCGCTCGCACCTGAGCTGCACGGCGCTGAAGGGCACGGTCATCACCGAGCCCGCGCACTGCGAGGTGCAGGTGACCGCCGACATGCGCAAGGCGGTGGCCGAGATCCCCGGCGCCATCGGCTATGCGGAGTTCTCCGAGGCCGTCGACGCGGGTTTGCCGACTCTCGTGATCGACGGTGTGGCCCCCGGCCGCGACGCCGCTGTGCGGCGCACCTATCCCTTCTGGGGAGTCGAGTACGCCTACAGCAACGGCGAGTTGCCCGGGGACTCGCTGGCCGCGAGTTTCCTGCACTTCCTCACCGATCAGACCGGCAAAGAGGTGCTGCGCGCGCACGGCAACGCACCGTGCGCCGACCTGCCCGACCCCGGCCGCTGCCTGCCGGATCGGTGAACTCCGCGCGCTGGGAGCGCCGAGGTGCCGGTGGGCTGGGCGACGATGACCGCATGACGAAAGTCCCTCTGCGCGAGTTGAATCGGACGCTCCTGGTCCACACGACGACTTCGCCGCGCCGCTGCGCGATCGCTCGGTGGTGCGCTCCACCATGATTCGACGGGGCGAACCCCTTTCGCCCGGCGCTTCCCGGGCAGGCACCCGCGCGGACTCGCCGAAACCGGCGAGCTGCTGGTGCCGCTGACGCACGGCCTCGAGCCAGACGTATGGAGCGGTGGCGCGATCGGCACGTCACGGTCGGGCCGGAGCCGAAGCCCTGCTGCGGTTCGTCGTGGCCGGTGGCGACGCCACCCCGGCCGGCCACGATCCGTAGGTCGTCCTCGACGGGTGATGCGCTGCGGTCGACAAGGCGGGGCCTCCGGCTTACCCATCGGTTGCCGAACGAACGCTGGGCGGCGCGATTTTTCCCGAACTGTTTGGTTTGAAGATCCCCGTCTGAGGTACCTCCCTCTCGGCCCCCCTGCTCATGCCGACGGCGTGACCAGGCCAACCAAGCCCCATGGACGGCGGTGCAGCTAGGTCTTCACCCCCGCCGCGGCGGCCACTTAGTTCAGTTCGGCGCCCGGTACTCCGAGTGCTGGGTGAATGCGAGTGAGTGCTATTTGGTTGTCCCTGGAAGGAGGGTCATGAGCGCGCTTTCCGTGCCGATTTCCGCGCAGGCGTCGTCCGATCTGGAGATGCCGTCGTGCGACTACTTGTCGACAGACCGTTCCAGCGGCCCGTTTCGCATCGCGATGGTCGTGCCGCCGTACTTCGACGTGCCGCCCAAGGCGTACGGCGGCGTCGAGGCCGTGGTGGCCGATCTGGTCGACGCGTTGGTGGCCCGTGGCCACGACGTCACGCTGCTGGGCGCGGGGGAGCCGGGGACGAAGGCGAAGTTCGTGCCGGTGTGGGAGCGGGCGCTGCCCGAGCGGCTCGGAGAGCCGTTCCCCGAGGTCGTGCACGCGCTGCGGGTGCGCCGCGCCATCGAGGAGCTGGTGGCCACCTCGGGTATCGATCTGGTGCACGACCACACCTTCGCGGGCCCGCTCAACGCGACCGTCTTCCAGAACATGGGCTTGCCGACGGTGCTCACCGTGCACGGGCCGGTCGAGGACGACATCTACCGCTACTACCAGGATCTGGGCGACGAAGTGGCGCTGGTGGCGATCAGCGACCGCCAGCGCGAACTGGCGCCGGGTCTGAATTGGTCCGGGCGCGTGCACAACGCGCTGCACGTCGACGACTGGCCGTTCCGGGTGGAGAAGGACGACTACGCGCTGTTCCTCGGCCGGTTCAACGAGTGCAAGGCGCCGCACCTCGCGCTGGAGGCCGCGCACGCCGCCGGGATCCCGCTCGTGCTGGCGGGCAAGTGCAGCGAGCGTCCGGAGCAGGCCTATTTCGAGGCCAAGGTGCGGCCGCTGTTGACGGAAAACGATCACGTGTTCGGTCTCGCCGACGCGGCGGCCAAGCGTAAGCTGCTTGCGAATGCGCGTTGCCTGTTGTTCCCAATCCGCTGGGAGGAACCGTTCGGCATGGTGATGATCGAATCCATGGTCTGTGGCACGCCGGTGGTCGCGCTGCGCGGCGGGGCGGTGTCCGAGGTGATCGTCGACGGCGTGACCGGCCGCATCTGCGAGGATCCCGCCGAGTTGCCCGCGGCCATCGAGGAGGTCAGGAGCATCGATCCGTACGCGTGCCGAGCCCACGTGCAGGCGAATTTCGGCTCCGACACGCTCGGCTTCGGTTACGAGCAGGTGTATCGCCGGGTGTTGCGTTCCAAGAAGCGGTTCGGCGCCGCGCCGGTGGACCTCGCGGCGCCTGCTGCCGCGCCGCTCGACGACGCCCCGGCGCCCGGCGCCGCGCCGATCCGGATCGCGGCGAGCGGATAGGCGTGACCGATTCCGCACCGTTGAGCCCCGCCCCCCTGAACTCCGGTGAGCCGACCGGGTTCGGGGGGTGCGGTTCGGTGACCCTGGTCGAAGGCGGCACGTTCTGCCTGTCCAATCGGCTCGGTGACGTCGAACCGGGCAAGCCGCACGGATTGTTCTTCCGGGACGCGCGCGTGCTGTCCCGCTGGGAGTTGCTGGTGAACGGCAAGCCCGCCGAGTCGCTTTCGGTGCTCAGTCCGGAGGCGTTCGCCGCCAGGTTCGTGTTGCGCAGGCCCCCGCAAGCGGGCCTGGCCGACAGCACGCTGCTGGTGGTGCGCGAACGGATCGTGGCCGACGGCATGCACGAGCTGATCACGTTGGAGAACATGGGCCGCGAACCCACCGCGGTGCTGCTGGAACTGCATGTGGATGCCGACTTCGTCGATCTCTTCGCGGTGAAGGAGGGCCGCGCGGGGCACGCGCGGGCCGACGTGACGGTCGCCGACGGCGAACTCGTGCTGCACGATCACGCCGACCGCAGCCGGGGGATCTCGATCTCGGCGACCGTGGAACCGGAAGTTCTCCCGGGTTCGCTGCTGTGGCGGGTGATCGTGCCGGTCGGCGAATGCTGGCAGACCGAGATCATCGCGCAGCCGACGGTGGGCAATCAGCGCTTCCAAGCGATCTCGCCGGGCGAGCACTACGGGGTCAGCGCGCCGGGCCGCAAGATCGAGGCGTGGCGTGACACCGCCACCGACATCGCCGCGTCCGACCCGGCGCTCACCCGGGTGCTGCGCCGCACCGAAAGCGATTTGGGCGCGTTGCAGATGCACGACGAATCCGGCGATGCCCGGCCGTTCGTCGCCGCGGGCGCGCCGTGGTTCATGACCCTGTTCGGGCGCGACAGCCTGCTCACCGCGTGGATGGCGCTGCCGCTGGAGGTCGATCTGGCGCTGGGCACGTTGCAGCAGCTGGCGGAACTGCAAGGCCAGGACGTCAACCCGCTCACCGAAGAGGAACCAGGACGCATCATGCACGAGATGCGCCGCGGCCCGGCTGGCGGGCAGGTCTTCGGCGGCAACATCTACTACGGGACCGCCGACGCCACACCGCTGTTCGTGATGCTGCTCGCCGAATGCCATCGCTGGGGCGCCGACCCGGAGGCGATCCGGCAGATGCTGCCCGCCGCCGACGCCGCGCTGCGCTGGATCACCGACTACGGCGACCGGGACGGGGACGGCTTCGTCGAGTACCGCCGCGCCACCGACCGCGGCCTGATCAACCAGGGCTGGAAGGACAGCTTCGACGGAATCAACGACGCCACCGGCCATATCGCCGAGGCGCCCATCGCGCTGTGCGAGGTACAGGGTTACGTGCACGCCGCGATGCTGGCCAGGGCCGAGCTGGCCGAGGCGTTCGACGACCCGCGGCTGGCCGGCCTGCTGCGCGAACGCGCCGCGGAGTTGCGCGTCAAGTTCGCCGAGCAGTTCTGGCTGCCCGACCGCGGCTGGTACGCCGTGGCGCTGGACGGCGGTAAGCGTCAGGTCGACGCGCTGACCAGCAACGTCGCGCATTGCCTCTGGTCGGGCATCGCCACCGACGAGCACGCGGCGGAAGTCGTGGCGCGCCTGGCCGGTCCGGAGATGGACTCCGGCTTCGGACTGCGCACTTTGGCGTCGAACATGGGCGCCTACAACCCGATGAGCTATCACTGCGGCTCGGTGTGGCCGCACGACACGGCGATCGCGGTGGCGGGCCTGCTGCGCTACCGGCACGTGCCCGGCGCGGTCGAGCTGGCGACGCGGCTGGCCACCGGTCTGCTGGACGCGGCGGCGGTGTTCGACGGGCGCCTGCCGGAGTT
Above is a genomic segment from Nocardia sputorum containing:
- a CDS encoding GtrA family protein; translated protein: MTVLELPRPGGGSATSFFVPWVGPYPVLPTTSVATRFGQLTRYLRGDRAFAQLIRFALVGGSSNIAYVLLFFAMHGVGPLVANVVGSIVSTMIANELHRQLTFHAAARVGWFTAQWEGGGLALVGLGVTTAALAALGLWAPGLGDTAQAAAILAITAAVGGMRFLALRGLVF
- a CDS encoding DivIVA domain-containing protein gives rise to the protein MYRVFEALDELVAIVEEARGIPPTRSCIVPRGDVLELLDDVRDALPGELDDAQDVLDHRDKIVSDARTAAETAVTGANEQAERTIGSAREEADRILADAKAHADRMVAEASAHADRLVASAQEEADRVVADGNAEYEAVTGRARVESERMIEAGKAAYDRSVAEGLAEQERLVTQTEVVRAAHAESARVIDAAHAEADRLREECDHYVDSRLADFEETLTSTLRTVGRGRHQLRSGAGAPDYAGEFRR
- the mutM gene encoding bifunctional DNA-formamidopyrimidine glycosylase/DNA-(apurinic or apyrimidinic site) lyase gives rise to the protein MPELPEVEVVRRGLAEHAVGRVVESVAITHPRSVRRHLEGAADLAARLTGLEVESAERRGKFLWLTFDDPEAALVVHLGMSGQMLVQPMDAPLEKHAHIRATFGDGTQLRFVDQRTFGGWALAPLVEVDGTLVPQPVAHIARDPLDPRFDVESVVAAIRGKQSEIKRVLLDQGVVSGIGNIYADEALWRAKIHGGRLASGLSRPAVRGLLAEVGAVMGEALAAGGTSFDALYVNVNGQSGYFERSLAVYGREHEPCRRCGAPIIRERFMNRSSYSCPRCQPKPRRR
- a CDS encoding dihydrofolate reductase family protein; the protein is MRKLTYYVASTIDGFIATEDGSVDFFPVGGDHGPSINAQYPETLPTKVREAIGLEERNRYFDTVLMGRKTHDFGVRTGTSTPYAHLRQFVVSTTLPESPDPAVELISENPVERVRALKRESGLGIWLCGGGELAQVLLPEIDQIFLKLYPIVLGRGRALFGAGSRLPEPAKFRVITSTVFEDGVAFVKYSRVP
- the rsmD gene encoding 16S rRNA (guanine(966)-N(2))-methyltransferase RsmD translates to MTRIVAGTAGGRRLRVPPAGTRPTSDRVREALFSALDARLDFAGTRVLDLYAGSGALGLEALSRGAQHALLVESDRKAAAVVRGNIAELGLPGAELRVATVAGVLQLGGAGVFDVVFSDPPYALDNAVVLADLRSLTEHGWLRPGAFVVLERSARSPETAWPAGFVPAKPRRYGETRIDLAEYEPDA
- a CDS encoding YceD family protein, translating into MPAGSGSASRPQSAKRRLPDGGFVLDTRSLGRRPGTMRELRRTVTTEQRIGLDLIAVPVGAQVELDLQLQAVSEGVLVTGTVSAPVEGECSRCLEPFGDEITLQVTELFAYPHSTTEQTTEDDEVYRMVDDLIDLEPVVIDAVGLELPLQPLCTPDCAGLCPECGVRMAIAGSDHRHEILDPRWAGLAKFASGSPGTGSPDEGAADRDH
- a CDS encoding PHP domain-containing protein, which translates into the protein MPDQAAAPGPEAALREIGFWLERSRAETHRVKAYRRAADVVAGLPADEREARRAARSWTELAGIGPKTAAVIEQAYAGEVPRYLAELRAAAQPIGAPGKPLRERLRGDLHTHSNWSDGGSPIEEMMRVAAALGHEYCALTDHSPRLTVANGLSADRLRKQLDVVAELNERMAPFRILTGIEVDILDDGALDQQADLLARLDIVVASVHSHLRDDSATMTKRMAYAVADPNVDVLGHCTGRLVAGGRGTRPESTFDAEVVFEACRTYGTAVEINSRPERLDPPSRLLRLAAEMGCHFSIDTDAHAPGQLDWQGYGCERAVANGVAAERVINTWPLADLLAWTRAQG
- the coaD gene encoding pantetheine-phosphate adenylyltransferase, with protein sequence MAGALCPGSFDPVTYGHLDVFTRAAAQFDEVVITVMINPKKQGMFTVEERMEMLRESTAHLGNVRVESWQGLTVDFAREQGITAIVKGLRDAGDFGYELQMAQMNKKLSGVDTFFIATNPSFSFLSSSLVKEVAAYGGDVTDMLPPSVHKRLVDRLAERKN
- the rnc gene encoding ribonuclease III: MTDEPDSSGEHASLLAALGVDVQPDLLRLALTHRSYAYENGGLPTNERLEFLGDSVLGLSITERLYHEHPSKSEGELAKLRASVVNMRALAEVARGLGEGGLGVHLLLGKGEELTGGRDKESILADGMESLLGAVHLQHGIEVARSVVLRLFAELLERGPRMGAGLDWKTSLQELTAERGLGVPSYEITSTGPDHDKEFTATTVVGGRAYGQGVGRSKKEAEQKAAGAAYEALTAET
- the rpmF gene encoding 50S ribosomal protein L32, whose protein sequence is MAVPKRRMSRSNTRSRRSQWKATAPTLITCPNRACGEKTLPHIACPSCGTYKGRQVTAAV